From Bacteroidales bacterium:
CCGAATTCATTCCCTTCGAAGAAAGATAGTTCAGGGCGCCTATTATTCCTTTGCCTTTTCCGTTTTGCCAGGTGGGATCGCCTTCTTTCCAGTCATCAATATGGGGATTGTAGGAATGCAATCCTTCGTTTGGAGCACTTTCCCCGCTTCGCTGTTCTGAATCCCCGCCATAGTATGTACCATCAAATCCGTTATAGGCCAGGAAATTTTCCGGACTGTCCGCTCCGCCTTTCAGGAAATATTCCTTCGATCCGGCAAATTGGAGGTGGTGTTTGCCGACATACCGTAGCTTACCTTCAGATAAAAAACCGGGTGCATCATTGGAAGATGATTCTACTTCAAAAGAACCTTCCAGTCCATCGGGACCAACCGGTTCACCGGCCTCTTCCTCTAAAGATAGGGCTATCTCCTCCCCTTGTCTGAAAGATACTGAATACTCCCAGGTTCCTGCTTCAGGCG
This genomic window contains:
- a CDS encoding DUF5060 domain-containing protein is translated as MRKQFVFLTVCLALILAMNSCNNNEIKVQGSLKTWHKVTLSINGPEVSETGTPNPFLTYRLNVTFQKGDQKYVVPGYFAADGNASETSASSGSVWKAHFCPPEAGTWEYSVSFRQGEEIALSLEEEAGEPVGPDGLEGSFEVESSSNDAPGFLSEGKLRYVGKHHLQFAGSKEYFLKGGADSPENFLAYNGFDGTYYGGDSEQRSGESAPNEGLHSYNPHIDDWKEGDPTWQNGKGKGIIGALNYLSSKGMNS